From the Chryseobacterium fluminis genome, the window TTTGCAGGCGTTTCTTTTAATATTAATTCTTGTTCAAATTTAATTAAAAAAAAACCATCTTTCCTTTATGAAAAGACGGTGAGTTTGTATTTTATATCAAAATCCTACTTGTGTAGTGCTTTGATGTATTTTTCTAATGCCATGGTCATCGATGGTGTTTCCTTTGTAGGAGCCATTAAGTCTACTTTTAAGCCAGCTTCTTCTGCAGCAGCCGAGGTCGTAGTTCCGAAGACGCCAATCTTCGTTTCATCCTGCTTGAAGTCAGGGAAGTTCTGCTGTAAGGATTTAATCCCCTGCGGGCTGAAGAAAATCAGCATATCATAATCCTTAATATTGATATCGGTAAGATCACTGCATACCGTTCTGTACATAATGGCTCTGGTCCACTGAATATTGGCGGAATCTAATGTTTTAACAATATCAGGACTCAACACATCAGAAGAAGGAAGCAGGTATTTTTCCGTTGGGAATTTTTTGAAAAGAGGAGCAAGATCCGAGAAGTTTTTCTCCCCGAAACTGATCTTTCTTTTTCGGTAAACAATATGTTTTTGAAGATAATTGGCAATAGCTTCCGACTGGCAGATGTATCTCATCGTATCCGGAACGGAAAAACGAAGTTCCTCAGCCAATCTGAAATAATGATCAATCGCATTCTTGCTGGTAAAAATAATACCGGTATACTGCGTAAGATCTATCTTCTGTGTTCTAAGTTCTTTGTTGTCAACTCCCTCGACATGGATGAAAGGGCGAAAATCAATCTTTATTTTTTCCTTTTTCGCTATATCCAGGTAGGGCGAAGATTCACTAGGCGCTGGTTGTGAAACCAAAATAGACTT encodes:
- a CDS encoding uroporphyrinogen-III synthase, whose protein sequence is MRIKSILVSQPAPSESSPYLDIAKKEKIKIDFRPFIHVEGVDNKELRTQKIDLTQYTGIIFTSKNAIDHYFRLAEELRFSVPDTMRYICQSEAIANYLQKHIVYRKRKISFGEKNFSDLAPLFKKFPTEKYLLPSSDVLSPDIVKTLDSANIQWTRAIMYRTVCSDLTDINIKDYDMLIFFSPQGIKSLQQNFPDFKQDETKIGVFGTTTSAAAEEAGLKVDLMAPTKETPSMTMALEKYIKALHK